A portion of the Rubritalea squalenifaciens DSM 18772 genome contains these proteins:
- a CDS encoding ExbD/TolR family protein yields the protein MKFKSNQPPAAGFQLAPMIDVVFLLLIFFIVTYQLSDYEKELEVNVPTAEEGSTESRGYLEVVVNVRKDGDIIIEKENYTIDELQKKMENLARVNKDQPIRIRGDAETHYQDIVTVIDRCRKAGIWNISFATQSPKPKG from the coding sequence ATGAAATTTAAAAGCAATCAGCCACCAGCAGCGGGCTTCCAGCTCGCACCGATGATTGATGTCGTGTTCCTGCTCCTCATCTTCTTCATCGTCACCTACCAGCTCTCCGATTACGAGAAGGAGCTGGAAGTCAACGTGCCTACTGCTGAAGAAGGCTCCACAGAGTCACGTGGTTATCTTGAGGTCGTCGTCAACGTCCGCAAGGATGGCGATATCATCATCGAAAAGGAAAACTACACGATCGATGAACTGCAAAAGAAGATGGAAAACCTGGCCCGTGTGAATAAGGATCAGCCTATTCGAATCAGAGGCGACGCCGAGACACATTATCAGGACATCGTGACAGTCATCGACCGATGCCGTAAAGCTGGCATCTGGAACATCTCTTTCGCCACCCAGTCTCCCAAGCCTAAAGGCTAG
- a CDS encoding MotA/TolQ/ExbB proton channel family protein: MKAFHLIISGLMLSLATTVSAEEAAAASEPTQLTAMDLISKGGLVMYPLAGISMFTLILIFLYFLTIRRNAVVSDRFMNSAEALIRKHDYLGLVAQCQRENKSIARVAEKTLDFMTKNSGVSFNEVREVAEAEGSRQAGILTQRISYLSDIGAIAPMIGLLGTVIGMIKSFMEIGQGNFEGVKQMELGGGIAEALITTASGLVIGITALIFYSIFRGRVQKYISELEAAATHLMALLAAQYNRRGGATPRQSYADQTLEDDYTMPVRRTAAVRGDVPSPIEEQRPDVQGI; encoded by the coding sequence ATGAAAGCTTTTCACCTAATCATCAGCGGTCTCATGCTCAGCCTGGCGACGACAGTCTCGGCTGAAGAGGCAGCAGCCGCATCAGAGCCGACGCAACTCACCGCCATGGATCTCATCTCCAAGGGTGGCTTGGTCATGTACCCCTTGGCCGGCATTTCCATGTTCACTCTGATCCTGATTTTCCTCTATTTCCTCACGATCCGTCGCAACGCCGTAGTATCGGACCGCTTCATGAATTCAGCCGAAGCCTTGATTCGCAAACACGACTACCTGGGACTGGTCGCCCAGTGCCAACGCGAGAACAAGTCCATTGCCCGTGTCGCTGAAAAAACCCTCGACTTCATGACCAAGAACTCAGGAGTTTCCTTCAATGAAGTCCGCGAAGTCGCCGAGGCAGAGGGATCACGCCAGGCCGGCATCCTCACTCAGCGTATTTCCTACCTGTCAGACATTGGTGCCATTGCCCCAATGATCGGTCTCCTTGGAACAGTGATCGGCATGATCAAATCCTTCATGGAAATCGGTCAGGGCAATTTCGAGGGCGTCAAGCAAATGGAGCTTGGTGGAGGCATCGCCGAGGCTCTGATCACCACAGCTTCTGGCCTGGTGATCGGCATCACAGCCCTGATCTTCTACTCGATTTTCCGAGGCCGGGTACAGAAATACATCTCCGAACTCGAAGCGGCAGCGACTCACCTGATGGCCCTACTCGCCGCCCAATACAACCGCAGAGGAGGAGCTACTCCACGCCAGTCCTATGCAGATCAGACTTTGGAGGACGACTACACCATGCCCGTACGCCGTACCGCCGCTGTCCGCGGTGACGTCCCATCCCCGATCGAAGAGCAGCGTCCAGATGTCCAAGGTATCTAA
- a CDS encoding excinuclease ABC subunit UvrC, with product MSYYVKRGRGLSLDVRAMADNRLKIRERLLGTSTQPGVYLMKDRLGSIIYVGKAKNLKKRLSSYFMPSRRGKADIKTQALIKSIWDFETHEVRNEEEALILESKLIKQYRPRYNVSQKDDKRFLMVKVQLKERFPRFELTRIRKEDGAKYFGPFVHSAALKGTLEWINREFGLRTCRPKLPGENDYKHCHADIIRNCSAPCVGKVDEEGYRARVMEAVDFLEGKGKRSRFASLREEMQKAAEQLNFEKAAKLRDVITNLEKTLSPARAFAKGRGVPTTVKPLEDLAELGEALGLRRPPKVMECFDISNVSSTHIVASMVRFLDGLPDNGNYRRYRMKTVESQDDFASMAEVVRRRYARILLEARKANEEYLEHSQEPIVEALWRLGDEGKCPIMLPDLVIVDGGKGQLSSAVAELRQLGLQQMPIVGLAKQREEIFFPGESEPLLIDHGRGALKLMQRIRDEAHRFANGYNELLLRKRMRESLLDDVPGMSVTRKRALLEKFGSVERIKKATAKELMKAEGIGKVTADAIVEWFSK from the coding sequence TTGTCATACTACGTTAAACGAGGGCGAGGTCTTTCCCTCGATGTCAGAGCTATGGCGGACAACCGGTTAAAAATTCGAGAGCGCTTGTTGGGAACCAGCACGCAGCCTGGCGTGTACCTGATGAAGGACAGGCTGGGGAGTATCATTTATGTGGGCAAGGCGAAGAACCTGAAAAAGCGTCTTTCCAGCTATTTCATGCCCTCACGCAGGGGGAAGGCGGACATCAAGACACAGGCCTTGATCAAGAGTATCTGGGACTTTGAGACCCATGAGGTGCGCAACGAGGAGGAAGCTCTCATTCTGGAGAGCAAGCTGATCAAGCAGTACCGGCCACGCTACAATGTCAGCCAGAAAGATGATAAACGCTTCCTCATGGTAAAGGTGCAGCTCAAGGAGCGTTTTCCGCGTTTTGAGCTTACTCGGATACGTAAAGAGGATGGGGCCAAATACTTCGGGCCCTTCGTTCACTCCGCGGCCCTGAAAGGGACTCTGGAATGGATCAATCGTGAGTTTGGTCTCCGCACTTGCCGTCCGAAGCTTCCCGGAGAAAATGATTACAAGCACTGCCATGCGGATATCATTCGCAACTGTAGTGCGCCTTGTGTGGGCAAGGTGGATGAAGAGGGTTACCGTGCCCGGGTGATGGAGGCGGTGGATTTTCTGGAGGGCAAAGGCAAGCGTAGCCGCTTTGCCAGCCTGCGCGAGGAGATGCAGAAAGCGGCTGAGCAGCTGAACTTTGAAAAGGCGGCTAAGCTGCGTGATGTGATCACCAATCTGGAGAAGACCCTGAGTCCGGCGAGAGCCTTTGCCAAGGGGCGCGGTGTGCCGACGACCGTCAAGCCGCTCGAGGATCTGGCTGAACTGGGTGAGGCTCTGGGGCTGCGCCGTCCTCCCAAAGTGATGGAGTGTTTTGATATTTCCAACGTGAGTAGTACCCATATCGTGGCGAGTATGGTGCGCTTCCTGGATGGTTTGCCAGACAACGGTAACTACCGGAGATACAGGATGAAGACCGTGGAGAGTCAGGATGACTTTGCCAGTATGGCCGAGGTGGTGCGCCGCCGCTATGCTAGGATTTTGTTAGAGGCGAGAAAAGCCAATGAGGAGTATCTTGAGCATAGTCAGGAGCCGATCGTAGAAGCTCTCTGGAGATTGGGGGATGAAGGAAAGTGTCCCATTATGCTACCTGATCTTGTGATTGTGGATGGTGGTAAAGGGCAGCTTAGTTCTGCGGTGGCAGAGCTTAGGCAGCTGGGGCTGCAGCAAATGCCGATTGTTGGGCTGGCAAAACAAAGGGAGGAGATCTTCTTTCCTGGGGAAAGCGAGCCGCTATTGATAGATCATGGGCGTGGCGCTCTCAAGCTGATGCAGCGGATCAGGGATGAGGCTCACCGCTTTGCCAATGGCTACAATGAACTGCTCCTTAGAAAGCGTATGCGGGAGAGTCTGTTAGACGATGTGCCTGGTATGAGTGTGACACGCAAGCGCGCCTTGCTGGAGAAATTTGGCTCTGTGGAGCGAATCAAGAAAGCGACTGCGAAGGAACTGATGAAAGCAGAAGGGATAGGGAAAGTAACTGCCGACGCCATAGTAGAATGGTTCAGCAAGTAA
- a CDS encoding sulfatase-like hydrolase/transferase, with product MGENYFGSHILILLGLMAAGSFMWGGLARWLRFGDSKAYQAKTWSITALVILTVIVSLGLSWRLTGYSYLLTGAAGWIAVAFGSIHFSKHPGPTYSDFKSIVLWLAKPHHWNAVFFGTLFALLLWHNHQMISSLRSLDGAHKFSLFINRFFTQISFIGVLYFVIQLSIETGPRWSRVFIWSCASLAPIAIILDHFFVGFWSNTLMDYLNNLGFDGLLNMADELKGGGIQVGVVTFFSICILVLVLFSGITWLTIHLSKRFDFKIRPIVVMALIVLGFGGATLEQSLGQSWKTRRNWMREYAAFELQISTIRPPEGLAFFEVKFRDHHWAQDAIDDDRELRITRKPDIYIVFIESFRADSLTREITPFLHLFKSEEAQPISHGWACSNGTHLGWYGSFTSQIPLQWEDSRAMDRELNWPGLYAFRLLKQSGYNLSIFAPSDLAFREMGPHFFSTENKLFTQHLIHDEDLPLPEREVALLEKFKGDLASQQNGSHFTLFAIDSSHFMYTWHKDFNPPFMPYHTGSFFPSSPDDQELQEVLNKYYNSLAWADKLAKDFCQSLKDADKYDDSIVIILGDHGEEFQDNGGWLHVSSLENEQVAVPIMIKWPKSHGRGPLLNDVSQLDIMPGILDYLTEGNPPANTAGLSVLQSEERTAIATTAQGGKTREAMLLARNGYKAYFTWQHYWNGRPPNSITLSRMTGPEGDIILPTENDYLDTLKKHFPDAFPRFFHSFHLKPQTFEK from the coding sequence ATGGGTGAAAACTATTTCGGTAGTCATATCCTGATCTTGCTGGGCTTGATGGCCGCGGGCTCATTCATGTGGGGCGGACTCGCCCGGTGGCTACGCTTTGGCGACTCCAAGGCCTACCAGGCAAAGACCTGGTCGATAACGGCCTTGGTTATTCTGACCGTCATCGTCTCCTTGGGATTGAGCTGGAGACTGACTGGCTACAGCTACTTACTGACAGGAGCAGCAGGCTGGATTGCCGTCGCCTTCGGTTCGATTCATTTCAGTAAACACCCTGGCCCCACTTATTCAGATTTTAAATCGATCGTACTCTGGCTTGCAAAGCCACACCACTGGAATGCGGTCTTCTTCGGCACCCTGTTCGCCTTACTTCTCTGGCACAATCACCAGATGATCAGCAGCCTGCGCTCACTTGATGGAGCTCATAAGTTCAGCCTGTTCATCAACCGCTTCTTTACCCAGATCTCCTTCATTGGCGTCCTCTATTTTGTCATCCAGCTCTCCATCGAAACTGGCCCCCGCTGGAGCCGTGTCTTCATCTGGTCCTGTGCCTCACTCGCCCCGATCGCCATTATCCTCGATCATTTCTTCGTCGGTTTCTGGAGTAATACCCTCATGGATTACCTCAATAATCTGGGCTTCGACGGACTCCTCAACATGGCCGACGAACTCAAAGGAGGAGGAATCCAAGTCGGTGTCGTCACCTTCTTCAGCATCTGCATACTTGTCCTCGTCCTCTTTTCAGGAATCACCTGGCTCACCATTCACTTGTCTAAGCGTTTTGACTTCAAGATACGCCCCATCGTGGTGATGGCACTCATTGTCTTGGGCTTTGGTGGTGCCACCCTTGAACAATCTCTGGGACAATCCTGGAAAACCCGCCGTAACTGGATGCGTGAATACGCTGCATTCGAGCTACAAATCTCAACCATACGCCCACCAGAAGGCCTCGCCTTCTTTGAAGTCAAATTCCGTGACCATCACTGGGCGCAGGATGCCATTGATGATGACCGTGAGCTCCGTATCACCCGCAAGCCAGACATCTACATCGTCTTCATTGAGTCCTTCCGCGCCGATTCCCTGACACGAGAAATCACCCCCTTCCTTCACCTGTTTAAATCCGAGGAAGCGCAGCCCATCTCTCACGGCTGGGCATGCTCCAATGGCACACACTTGGGTTGGTATGGCAGCTTCACCTCACAAATTCCCCTCCAGTGGGAAGACAGCCGCGCCATGGACCGAGAACTGAATTGGCCCGGCCTCTACGCATTCAGACTACTCAAACAATCCGGCTACAACCTCTCCATCTTCGCTCCATCAGACCTTGCCTTCAGAGAGATGGGCCCTCACTTCTTTTCTACTGAGAACAAGCTCTTCACCCAGCATCTCATACATGACGAGGATTTGCCTCTACCTGAGCGGGAAGTTGCTTTGTTGGAAAAATTCAAAGGAGATCTCGCTTCCCAGCAGAATGGCTCGCATTTCACACTTTTCGCCATCGATTCGTCCCACTTCATGTACACTTGGCATAAGGATTTCAATCCCCCCTTTATGCCTTATCACACAGGTTCCTTCTTTCCCTCCAGCCCTGATGACCAAGAACTCCAAGAAGTGCTGAACAAGTACTACAACTCACTCGCTTGGGCAGACAAACTAGCCAAAGACTTCTGCCAAAGCCTAAAAGACGCAGACAAATACGATGATTCCATCGTGATCATATTAGGGGACCACGGGGAAGAGTTCCAAGACAACGGCGGCTGGCTGCATGTCTCTTCACTTGAGAACGAACAAGTTGCTGTTCCTATTATGATCAAGTGGCCAAAATCCCATGGAAGAGGCCCACTTCTCAATGATGTCAGCCAGCTAGACATCATGCCTGGAATTTTGGACTATCTCACGGAAGGCAACCCGCCTGCCAACACCGCCGGCCTCTCTGTCCTGCAAAGCGAGGAGCGCACAGCCATCGCCACGACAGCCCAAGGCGGTAAAACACGTGAAGCCATGCTGCTAGCCCGCAATGGCTACAAAGCCTACTTCACCTGGCAGCATTACTGGAACGGGCGCCCACCTAACAGTATCACCCTTTCCCGCATGACCGGACCAGAGGGAGACATCATACTACCTACCGAGAATGACTATCTGGATACGTTGAAAAAGCACTTCCCTGATGCCTTCCCGCGCTTCTTTCACTCATTCCATCTCAAGCCCCAGACCTTTGAAAAGTAA
- a CDS encoding TIGR04282 family arsenosugar biosynthesis glycosyltransferase — translation MSEQEPNLLIIFLDEPIPGKVNTRMASDHGDEEASVRYRAMTSVLLQQLEGLNNTRVRFCYSPDDAGETISFWVLPLLRGHVIKRGQSFLYTPERNATAFNIEFAPQGEGPEHERLKRATEQAFKDGFSKVASIHSNCIQCGSRWINAAFLQTKDNTCTIGPAPDDEHYLLATTQFYPELFSPEQPPQAVAESLGLKLITLPELPKIHTSAHWDQTLEDPIGGKLKAAHKKES, via the coding sequence ATGTCGGAGCAAGAACCCAATCTACTGATCATCTTTCTGGATGAACCTATCCCTGGAAAGGTCAACACCCGCATGGCCTCCGATCACGGAGACGAAGAAGCCTCTGTGCGCTACCGGGCCATGACCTCCGTTTTGCTACAGCAACTCGAAGGCTTGAACAACACCCGCGTGCGGTTCTGCTACAGCCCTGACGATGCAGGTGAGACGATTTCCTTCTGGGTCCTCCCCCTCCTACGCGGCCACGTGATCAAACGCGGCCAATCTTTCCTATACACCCCCGAACGCAATGCCACCGCTTTTAATATTGAGTTCGCCCCTCAGGGAGAAGGACCTGAACATGAGCGCCTCAAGCGGGCCACCGAACAAGCATTCAAAGATGGCTTCAGCAAAGTTGCTTCCATCCACAGTAACTGTATCCAATGTGGCTCACGCTGGATCAACGCCGCCTTCCTCCAGACCAAAGACAACACTTGCACCATTGGCCCAGCCCCGGATGATGAGCACTATCTGCTAGCCACAACGCAGTTTTACCCGGAACTCTTCAGCCCAGAGCAGCCTCCACAAGCTGTGGCCGAATCCCTGGGACTGAAACTGATCACCCTTCCGGAATTGCCAAAGATTCACACCAGCGCACACTGGGACCAGACACTTGAGGACCCGATCGGAGGCAAACTCAAAGCCGCCCATAAAAAAGAGTCCTAG
- a CDS encoding DNA translocase FtsK — MATAKNRSRKDAVERQLPGWFNEVVGIGMIGFGLMLLLALVSYTPGDLPNWVGYGPDSTPNSPAHNIIGVVGALLAWLQLILFGAASYLLPLGLIWLGVAYAFMEGKLTRRTWFGFVCFILTGACLINVLELLSIWANEIMITHPGGVIGYGVGTLFFEKLLNKTGAVLLLLVAYLIGMIMLTGLNPIQFTKVAFKQFSEWNQKRKDEKSRLREKNSKKAIREAERKARLDERERAKEEVKKEAAEEKAAAKKVKEKEVAAKKAKEEEEIRKNPQVEMDLKEVPKPQIIDAAQRRKPKLEVGAKPFNKKKDKEKGISLATDAFEDYETPGFDLLSYDDSEEEPETNKDELLSVQKTIVDTLKAFGVEVTAGDITRGPTITRYEVYPSIGLRVSRITQLEADLARATRAERINILAPIPGKDTVGIEIANDNKVAVPLRELLQDEAFASAKKRIPLALGKDVYGNTVIADLAAMPHLLVAGATGAGKSVCINSIIASILFKFSPDELRFIMVDPKVVEMQIYGKLPHLVVPVVTDPNKVVAALRWVVNEMEKRYRIFAKCGVRNFDGFNSRPRPQKEEEPVVEEEVTPEEEPEPDPEAIESIARALEDGELGPMADRDEDELDFEDEIPDRIPYIVVIIDELADLMQTAPADVEMNIARIAQKARAAGIHLIIATQTPRADVVTGIIKANIPSRIAFQVSSSLDSRVILDTKGAEKLVGKGDMLYLPPGSAKLERAQGAFVSDEEVEAIVDFCSNQAEQQFEESVQESIEKGGGSDDGGADEVSDADEEIIQKCLEVIQQEQKASTSLLQRRLRLGYTRAARMMDILEDRGIIGPADGAKAREILVRFDD, encoded by the coding sequence ATGGCGACAGCAAAGAATAGGTCACGGAAGGATGCGGTGGAGCGCCAGTTGCCTGGTTGGTTCAACGAGGTGGTTGGGATAGGGATGATTGGCTTCGGGCTGATGCTTTTGCTTGCTTTGGTATCCTACACTCCGGGAGATTTGCCGAACTGGGTAGGCTATGGCCCGGATAGCACACCGAATAGCCCGGCTCACAATATCATCGGTGTAGTCGGAGCTTTGCTTGCATGGTTGCAGCTGATTCTTTTTGGGGCGGCTTCCTACTTGCTGCCGCTGGGCCTGATTTGGCTGGGGGTAGCTTATGCCTTTATGGAGGGCAAGTTGACTCGCCGGACTTGGTTTGGCTTTGTGTGTTTTATTCTGACTGGAGCCTGCTTGATCAACGTGCTGGAGCTACTAAGTATCTGGGCAAATGAGATCATGATCACTCATCCCGGTGGTGTCATCGGGTACGGGGTGGGTACCTTATTTTTTGAGAAGCTTCTGAACAAGACTGGCGCCGTTCTCCTGCTCTTAGTGGCGTATTTGATCGGAATGATCATGCTTACCGGCCTGAACCCGATTCAATTTACTAAAGTAGCATTCAAGCAATTCAGTGAGTGGAATCAAAAACGCAAGGATGAGAAGAGTAGACTGCGTGAGAAGAATTCCAAGAAAGCGATCCGGGAAGCTGAACGTAAAGCGCGTCTTGATGAGCGTGAGCGCGCCAAGGAAGAAGTGAAGAAAGAGGCGGCGGAAGAGAAGGCTGCGGCCAAGAAGGTGAAGGAGAAAGAAGTTGCCGCCAAGAAAGCCAAGGAGGAAGAAGAGATCCGCAAGAATCCGCAGGTGGAGATGGATCTTAAGGAGGTACCTAAGCCCCAGATCATTGATGCTGCCCAGCGCCGCAAACCAAAGCTGGAAGTCGGTGCGAAACCTTTCAACAAGAAGAAAGACAAAGAGAAGGGTATCTCATTGGCGACTGATGCCTTTGAAGATTATGAGACTCCGGGCTTTGATCTGCTCTCCTACGATGATTCTGAGGAAGAGCCTGAAACCAACAAGGACGAGTTGCTCTCTGTCCAAAAAACCATCGTGGATACTCTCAAGGCCTTTGGTGTGGAAGTAACCGCTGGTGATATTACCCGCGGTCCAACCATCACCCGATATGAGGTCTATCCAAGTATTGGTCTGCGGGTAAGCCGCATCACTCAGCTGGAGGCTGACCTAGCCCGTGCCACCCGTGCCGAGCGCATTAACATCCTTGCTCCTATCCCGGGTAAGGACACTGTGGGTATTGAGATTGCCAATGACAATAAGGTCGCTGTGCCGCTACGCGAGCTGTTGCAGGATGAGGCCTTTGCCAGTGCGAAGAAGAGGATCCCGCTGGCTCTCGGTAAGGATGTTTATGGAAATACGGTGATTGCCGATCTGGCAGCCATGCCCCACTTGCTGGTCGCGGGTGCTACTGGAGCAGGTAAGTCGGTGTGTATCAACTCGATCATTGCGAGTATTCTCTTCAAGTTTAGCCCGGATGAGCTGCGCTTCATCATGGTCGACCCGAAGGTGGTTGAAATGCAGATCTACGGCAAGCTTCCGCACCTCGTAGTCCCAGTGGTGACTGATCCAAATAAGGTGGTCGCTGCGCTACGCTGGGTGGTGAATGAGATGGAAAAGCGCTACCGTATCTTTGCGAAGTGCGGGGTAAGAAACTTCGATGGCTTTAACAGCCGCCCTCGACCTCAGAAAGAAGAGGAGCCAGTCGTGGAGGAAGAGGTCACTCCTGAGGAGGAGCCGGAACCTGATCCAGAGGCGATCGAGTCCATTGCTCGTGCGTTGGAGGACGGAGAACTTGGCCCAATGGCAGACCGTGATGAGGATGAGCTTGATTTCGAAGACGAGATTCCGGACCGCATTCCTTACATCGTGGTGATCATTGACGAGCTTGCTGACCTTATGCAGACCGCGCCAGCGGATGTGGAGATGAACATTGCCCGTATCGCTCAGAAAGCACGTGCGGCAGGTATTCACCTGATTATTGCTACCCAGACACCACGTGCTGATGTGGTGACTGGCATTATCAAGGCGAACATTCCGAGTCGTATTGCTTTCCAGGTATCCTCATCACTCGATTCCCGGGTTATTCTGGATACCAAGGGGGCTGAGAAGCTGGTGGGTAAGGGTGACATGCTCTACCTACCACCAGGATCAGCTAAGCTCGAGCGAGCTCAAGGTGCTTTTGTGTCTGACGAGGAAGTCGAGGCGATCGTCGATTTCTGTTCCAATCAGGCAGAGCAACAATTTGAAGAGTCAGTACAGGAGTCCATTGAGAAAGGTGGCGGCAGCGATGATGGTGGGGCAGATGAAGTGTCCGATGCTGATGAGGAAATCATTCAAAAATGTCTGGAGGTGATCCAGCAGGAGCAAAAGGCGAGTACGTCTCTTCTCCAGCGCAGGTTGCGCCTAGGATATACCCGTGCAGCCCGCATGATGGATATTCTGGAGGACAGGGGGATTATCGGGCCTGCAGATGGAGCTAAGGCCAGGGAGATTCTCGTGCGTTTCGACGACTAG
- a CDS encoding ArsR/SmtB family transcription factor — protein sequence MKEKQNMTDAQVEEAAKQFTILSEPARLYLLRALMEGEQNVTQLVEKTGLKQGTASKHLGLLANAGFIARKRDGNFVIYQISDPMVFELCKLMCCRLEEQARQRADELRVQ from the coding sequence ATGAAGGAAAAACAGAATATGACCGATGCTCAGGTGGAGGAGGCTGCCAAGCAGTTCACTATCCTCTCTGAACCAGCTCGTTTGTATCTGCTCAGAGCTCTGATGGAAGGGGAACAGAATGTGACTCAGCTGGTAGAGAAGACCGGCTTAAAGCAGGGAACGGCATCTAAGCATCTTGGTCTACTGGCGAATGCCGGATTCATCGCTCGTAAGCGTGATGGTAATTTTGTGATCTACCAGATCAGCGACCCGATGGTCTTTGAATTGTGCAAGCTGATGTGTTGCCGCCTTGAGGAGCAGGCTAGACAGCGTGCCGATGAATTGAGAGTCCAATGA